One segment of Anopheles stephensi strain Indian chromosome 3, UCI_ANSTEP_V1.0, whole genome shotgun sequence DNA contains the following:
- the LOC118511464 gene encoding uncharacterized protein LOC118511464 isoform X3, producing MLIELSNFSDKLRQYRLILEKLTADQPDYERRREKLSKLSQRRRSSRKPDAAECYMCNVNIELESTDSFATCRGCEKLVCRGENCCQWVESIGIWECTGCQSNRVIQQKAGEWLLNQLTARLKQPGPVELKEANLLGLGLDTDDARSTTSSTVSANQRIKVREFIEELLSTMLHGPLDDVSVGQLMKHESYIRLFRKFHTRLSRCLYNLELSIHHSLMSDLPLWEGQQQHHSPSDQHFELKQLIQKILDQIAKLPELLNHSGHPLRPEEHLPYFDPKKYEQLLATAVLNKVVDDYRNPKNFTSSGDVAGKSTGPATAYGTVDINHNQLSAEGSQPGLLSKETLRQMSVTADDVHLHEGISYTAPGERRLSDTDESYLSDYIQRHKVPLPDLSDTTGSGSGAEDDDLQSLKSNATDGTWEENWLFRKRQLKTTESSIAMLVPSPTEEVKALIGDKNADEISDLSEAGSDCEGYESDGNVNAGAAVPKPALVAASSSIKDTSEGISSSSKIRDSLEEHLAPDSLVSINSLPVNEEALSEATNSQLLAEQSTQSHTNGTAGLLIDDLISMEPVADKVETTNPAITNPFLDDAFEPNNNVITDDVKLLQRTEAGDNRSATESTSNGYGDRKEIPIDRAHQQPQPQDTHTYNSPSNPVVNVADTNSTNSSSDSSGDSVADSTTGNGASADNPPGNVDGSRSTNKPECFKQPKVSQQLLLLDNLSPPDSPVQQVLSPHPIMMTITDVFDRLANSSPLTAISEELPPAMLHDVVESEPLQESSLVESSLEAITEESSLPGEVTQTILSPADSVQVKQNDEDEYGENSSPLTDISEEQPPAMLNDLAKTEPVPEKSSILSSLEASIQESTPSGEVKQPILSPEDSVEVKRDDEDEYGENSSPLTDISEEQPPAIMRDVVETEPPQDTSLAESSLETTTEESSPSGEIKQPILSPADSVQAEQDDEAEYRTVSEATNNSLLLAESFDGLESFDTYEPANDASLLTGQDDEFCSLMDGNGSDRTTEASPDLLQIRETPPAALYVPNHEQLEFAEQLHSLEQPTLPAKADPFEASEEDKSSRITLQPDLVTFDNNAPSPEGPPGIGAVTEQMRAYCEELKGLLNHSAEVYEETFPPPMEPTDQWEMVESPEVPDALAAFQEELQTAANDPAQTEVRPCSNHSIRDEPLVELDECFPLPFEVVGLQMAEYSDSLKNIEYVQEAILMDEETVPLVESSIGTEDGSPQAILVSSPDLPPPMVTVLHTPSTEQPSTTVTITTEDPAYEDPSTNTDETMLASIESRSESKIEDTSMPFSDSELPSLSSPFTSFSTNLTFTNTSTINNCMSTNLTEQASPPNSIDTNQSSNSNESIVCEPSPDTPELEKTHDDQMENVADTCSIVAAQKESDQQRTDGGDDQTADQDASLDTADTLIPGSIAEREHMKWRNAKPIANNPYSPDALQRRLSEKSRPTSMIEIDRLVRKEATPVAGDTGVLMDDESAPKEPTDSGTENDRSLPSVTGGVLAEKKKIGREYYINDPERLRAGGAPVKQTLGVQQQQQQQQSHSTDDEKSLLLGRNLDDGAQFQQKLSPDPSNGSSLYRSSSFGKQRDPSAEDIFAARPIQVTADDPILKQGTKVNNLSTAAREIYLVPLEPEPHGSLMSTSSELSSVNSPTSSTARPELDSLTYSEDSDVTRIYDLTTGEAKVVRANQTESMHDTILQILPQSTPEHSTSQPVPAGTANVSSLKSQLSSSEDRPRRSPFPVKPLSPETIKFFAPKRKLSFTGSTNSLVSETAKGGAASEQGTTHVLPSMHSSLHIDYPASRTVTGCEFAIIEKDVIDVLPSVKELAKCYSGSTSDVSSMPPKPLYKPRIKLRKDFIRQSSDVLNEEGMPSAGSKGQRQYSSTSSIAVRDEIREIRKLNLEAYRQSTYYPMAPGHSITARSLSKQIREHKANNVTDDHKVGQQEEEPLPVADGGMNGEGTSESNGDDGHTSPERPGSPVLLPGHLKSSIQFFENLRNKS from the exons CAAACTCAGCCAACGACGGCGTTCTTCCCGGAAGCCCGATGCGGCAGAGTGTTACATGTGTAACGTAAACATCGAGCTCGAAAGTACAGACAG CTTCGCAACATGCCGCGGTTGCGAAAAACTGGTCTGCCGCGGCGAGAACTGCTGCCAGTGGGTGGAATCGATCGGCATCTGGGAATGTACCGGGTGTCAATCGAATCGCGTAATCCAGCAAAAGGCGGGTGAATGGTTGCTGAATCAGTTGACCGCACGGTTGAAGCAGCCCGGTCCGGTAGAGCTGAAGGAAGCCAATCTACTCGGGCTTGGTTTGG ATACCGATGACGCGCGCAGTACGACCAGCTCCACAGTTTCGGCCAACCAGCGTATCAAGGTGCGAGAATTTATCGAGGAACTGCTGTCGACCATGCTGCACGGTCCACTGGACGATGTTTCCGTTGGGCAGCTAATGAAACATGAAAGCT ATATAAGACTTTTTCGCAAGTTCCACACACGTTTGAGCAGGTGTCTGTACAATCTTGAACTCTCGATCCATCACTCACTAATGTCGG ATCTACCGCTATGGGAAggtcaacagcagcatcacagCCCGAGCGATCAGCACTTCGAGCTGAAGCAACTGATACAGAAAATTCTGGACCAGATCGCGAAGCTGCCGGAGCTGCTGAACCACAGTGGCCATCCGTTACGGCCGGAAGAGCATCTGCCGTACTTCGATCCGAAGAAGTACGAGCAGCTGTTGGCCACTGCGGTGCTTAATAAG GTAGTGGACGACTATCGGAATCCGAAAAACTTCACTAGCAGCGGTGACGTGGCAGGCAAATCGACCGGGCCCGCTACAGCGTACGGCACGGTTGACATCAACCACAATCAGCTGTCCGCGGAGG GCAGCCAACCGGGTTTGCTGAGCAAAGAAACCCTCCGACAGATGTCCGTTACG GCCGACGACGTCCATTTGCACGAAGGCATTAGCTACACGGCCCCCGGTGAACGACGGCTCTCCGATACGGACGAATCGTACCTAAGCGATTACATCCAGCGACACAAAGTGCCCCTGCCCGACCTGTCCGACACGACCGGGTCCGGATCCGGCGCCGAAGACGACGATCTTCAATCGCTCAAATCGAACGCGACCGATGGTACGTGGGAGGAGAATTGGCTTTTCCGCAAACGGCAACTGAAAACGACCGAATCGTCGATCGCCATGCTTGTGCCATCGCCGACGGAGGAAGTGAAAGCGCTGATCGGCGACAAGAATGCGGACGAGATCAGCGATCTGTCGGAGGCGGGTTCGGACTGTGAGGGGTACGAGTCGGATGGAAACGTGAATGCGGGAGCAGCTGTCCCAAAGCCGGCGCTAGTGGCGGCATCGAGCAGCATTAAGGACACGAGCGAAGGTATTTCATCTTCGTCCAAAATCCGAGATTCACTTGAAGAGCATCTGGCGCCGGACAGTCTCGTGTCGATCAACTCACTGCCGGTCAATGAGGAGGCCCTGTCGGAAGCTACCAACAGTCAGCTGCTGGCGGAACAGTCGACCCAAAGCCACACTAATGGTACGGCCGGACTGCTGATCGATGATCTGATCAGTATGGAACCGGTGGCGGATAAGGTGGAAACTACCAATCCGGCCATTACCAATCCCTTCCTGGACGATGCGTTCGAGCCGAACAATAACGTCATTACGGACGATGTGAAGTTACTGCAGCGAACCGAGGCCGGTGACAATCG TTCCGCCACCGAATCCACCAGCAACGGTTACGGTGATCGAAAAGAAATCCCAATAGATCGAG CACAtcaacaaccacaaccacaagACACGCATACGTATAATTCTCCATCAAATCCCGTAGTAAACGTAGCAGACACTAATAGTACTAATAGCAGTAGCGATAGTAGTGGTGATAGCGTAGCGGATAGTACAACCGGTAATGGTGCTAGTGCAGATAATCCACCCGGTAATGTAGACGGTAGCAGGAGTACTAACAAACCTGAGTGTTTCAAACAACCGAAAGTGTCGcaacaactgctgctgctggacaacCTGTCACCGCCGGACTCTCCGGTACAGCAGGTCCTGTCGCCCCATCCGATCATGATGACGATAACGGATGTGTTCGATCGGCTCGCAAACAGTTCCCCGCTGACGGCGATCTCCGAAGAGCTACCACCGGCAATGCTGCACGATGTAGTTGAATCCGAGCCACTGCAAGAGTCCTCACTGGTTGAGAGTTCGCTGGAAGCTATCACCGAAGAGAGTTCTCTTCCGGGCGAAGTAACACAAACGATCTTGTCGCCAGCGGATAGTGTACAAGTGAAACAGAATGACGAGGACGAATATGGCGAAAATAGCTCTCCATTAACAGATATTTCCGAGGAACAACCACCAGCAATGTTGAACGATTTAGCCAAAACAGAACCAGTGCCAGAAAAATCTTCCATTCTAAGTTCGTTGGAAGCCTCCATACAAGAGAGTACTCCTTCGGGTGAAGTTAAACAACCGATCCTATCTCCGGAAGATAGTGTCGAAGTGAAACgggatgatgaggatgagtATGGCGAAAACAGCTCCCCACTGACAGATATTTCCGAGGAACAACCACCAGCAATAATGCGCGATGTAGTCGAAACAGAGCCACCACAAGATACCTCATTAGCCGAAAGTTCGCTGGAAACCACCACAGAAGAGAGTTCTCCTTCGggtgaaataaaacaaccgaTCCTGTCCCCAGCAGATAGTGTCCAGGCGGAACAGGATGATGAGGCCGAATATCGCACGGTATCGGAGGCTACCAACAACAGCCTACTGTTGGCGGAATCGTTCGATGGACTAGAATCGTTCGATACGTACGAGCCGGCAAACGATGCCAGCTTGCTCACTGGGCAGGACGATGAGTTTTGCTCGTTAATGGATGGAAATGGTTCTGATCGCACGACGGAAGCATCACCCGATTTGCTACAGATTCGTGAAACTCCACCCGCCGCACTATACGTGCCCAATCACGAGCAGTTGGAATTTGCTGAGCAGCTACATTCACTCGAACAGCCAACTCTACCCGCCAAGGCGGATCCATTTGAAGCTTCGGAGGAAGATAAATCGTCTCGAATAACGCTTCAGCCCGATTTGGTAACGTTCGACAATAATGCGCCCAGTCCGGAAGGTCCTCCAGGGATTGGAGCCGTAACGGAGCAGATGCGTGCGTACTGTGAGGAACTGAAAGGTCTTTTAAACCATTCTGCAGAAGTGTACGAGGAGACTTTCCCACCACCAATGGAACCGACAGATCAGTGGGAAATGGTAGAGTCGCCCGAAGTTCCCGATGCTCTTGCAGCGTTCCAGGAAGAGTTGCAGACTGCCGCCAACGATCCAGCACAAACGGAAGTTCGCCCGTGTAGTAATCATTCCATTCGCGATGAGCCTCTCGTGGAGCTGGATGAGTGCTTTCCACTTCCCTTCGAAGTAGTTGGTTTGCAGATGGCTGAATACAGTGACAGTTTGAAGAACATCGAATACGTACAGGAAGCAATTTTGATGGATGAAGAAACGGTCCCACTGGTGGAGAGTTCCATCGGGACGGAAGACGGATCACCTCAAGCGATACTTGTGTCCTCACCGGACCTTCCACCACCGATGGTGACCGTGTTGCACACACCATCCACCGAGCAACCTTCCACGACCGTAACGATCACAACAGAAGATCCTGCGTACGAGGACCCATCCACAAACACCGACGAAACGATGCTTGCATCGATCGAGTCCCGCTCGGAGTCGAAGATCGAGGACACCAGCATGCCATTCAGTGACAGCGAGCTTCCCTCCCTCTCATCGCCATTTACGTCTTTCTCTACCAACCTCACCTTCACCAACACCTCTACCATTAACAATTGCATGTCAACTAACCTCACGGAACAGGCATCGCCACCTAACAGCATTGACACTAACCAATCCTCGAATAGCAATGAAAGTATCGTATGCGAACCTTCTCCAGACACACCGGAACTGGAGAAAACGCACGACGACCAAATGGAAAACGTCGCTGACACTTGTTCGATCGTTGCAGCACAAAAAGAATCCGACCAGCAAAGGACAGATGGAGGTGACGATCAGACGGCAGATCAAGATGCGTCCTTGGATACGGCGGACACACTGATACCGG GATCGATTGCCGAACGGGAGCACATGAAGTGGCGCAACGCTAAGCCGATCGCCAACAATCCTTACTCTCCAGATGCGCTACAGCGTCGATTATCGGAAAAGAGTCGCCCGACTAGCATGATCGAGATCGATCGGTTAGTGAGGAAGGAAGCGACACCGGTAGCGGGCGACACTGGAGTACTAATGGATGACGAAAGTGCACCCAAAGAGCCCACGGATTCTGGCACAGAAAATGATCGCTCGTTACCATCGGTCACTGGTGGTGTGCTAGcggaaaagaagaa GATCGGTCGGGAATATTACATCAATGATCCCGAGCGTCTTCGTGCGGGCGGTGCACCAGTCAAACAAACTCTTGgcgttcagcagcagcagcagcagcagcaatcgcaCAGTACCGACGATGAGAAA TCTCTTCTGCTTGGACGTAATCTGGACGATGGTGCGCAGTTCCAGCAAAAGCTCTCACCGGATCCATCCAACGGCAGCTCATTGTACCGATCGAGCAGCTTCGGCAAGCAGCGCGATCCTAGCGCGGAAGATATCTTTGCCGCCCGTCCCATACAGGTGACCGCAGATGATCCGATCCTGAAGCAAGGTACCAAGGTGAACAACCTTAGCACAGCCGCCCGCGAGATCTATCTCGTTCCGCTCGAACCGGAACCGCATGGTTCGCTGATGAGTACATCGTCCGAGCTAAGCTCCGTCAACTCACCAACCTCGTCCACCGCACGCCCCGAACTGGACAGCCTTACGTACAGTGAAGATTCGGACGTAACACGCATCTACGATCTAACGACCGGTGAGGCGAAAGTTGTCCGTGCGAATCAAACCGAATCAATGCACGATACCATTCTGCAAATACTACCTCAATCGACACCCGAGCACAGTACTAGTCAGCCGGTGCCAGCAGGCACCGCCAACGTATCCTCCCTCAAGTCTCAGCTATCGTCCAGTGAGGATCGTCCGCGACGATCACCCTTCCCAGTGAAACCACTGTCGCCGGAAACAATCAAATTCTTCGCACCGAAACGGAAGCTAAGCTTTACCGGTAGCACGAACAGTTTGGTGAGCGAGACGGCTAAAGGAGGAGCAGCCAGTGAGCAGGGTACTACGCATGTACTGCCCTCGATGCACTCGTCCCTTCACATTGACTACCCTGCGTCGCGCACCGTCACCGGGTGCGAGTTTGCGATCATCGAGAAGGATGTGATCGATGTGTTGCCATCGGTGAAGGAGCTGGCCAAGTGTTACAGCGGCAGTACGAGCGACGTTTCGTCGATGCCACCCAAACCACTGTACAAACCGAGG ATCAAGCTTAGAAAG GACTTTATCCGCCAGTCGTCCGATGTGCTGAACGAGGAAGGAATGCCTAGCGCCGGATCGAAGGGCCAACGGCAGTACAGCAGCACGAGCAGCATTGCGGTGCGGGACGAAATTCGGGAGATTCGGAAGCTCAATCTGGAGGCGTACCGACAGTCCACGTACTACCCGATGGCACCGGGCCATAGCATAACGGCGCGCAGCCTGTCCAAACAGATCCGTGAGCATAA GGCCAACAACGTAACGGATGACCATAAGGTGGGCCAACAGGAGGAGGAACCGCTACCGGTGGCTGACGGTGGTATGAACGGTGAAGGGACGAGTGAAAGTAATGGTGACGATGGCCATACATCACCGGAACGTCCTGGCAGCCCGGTCCTACTTCCGGGCCATCTGAAGTCTAGTATACAGTTTTTCGAAAATCTTCGGAACAAATCGTAA